The following proteins come from a genomic window of Sorghum bicolor cultivar BTx623 chromosome 3, Sorghum_bicolor_NCBIv3, whole genome shotgun sequence:
- the LOC8086369 gene encoding protein SRC2 has product MAYRVLEVTLVSANDLKKLSVFSRPRIYAVASISGLDLRMPSHSTQADQTNGCNPAWNAVAHFPIPAAIDTRGLALHVRLCAQRVYLGDRDIGEVFVPIDDLLAGADKGGDPRPVSYQVRRPHSGRAHGVLYFCYKFTDVPAVACVPEPEGKQGQYAKYVLDSVNTTDKTMVPPTAYPPSAMPSTYPPPAMSPAYPPPQYGSPYPAYPPQPYAYAAPPPYGYNAATPQPAMYGYAAQPVAAPASHGGGMGMGLGLGLLGGAVGGMMLGEAIGDYEADAAYDAGFNDALAF; this is encoded by the coding sequence ATGGCGTACCGTGTCCTGGAGGTCACCCTTGTCTCGGCAAATGACCTCAAGAAACTGTCGGTCTTCTCCCGGCCGCGCATCTACGCCGTGGCTTCCATTTCCGGGCTCGACCTCCGCATGCCTAGCCACAGCACCCAGGCAGACCAGACCAACGGTTGCAACCCCGCCTGGAACGCCGTGGCACACTTCCCCATCCCGGCTGCCATTGACACCCGCGGCCTCGCGCTCCACGTGAGGCTCTGCGCCCAGCGTGTGTACCTGGGCGACCGCGACATCGGCGAGGTGTTCGTGCCCATCGACGACCTCCTGGCCGGCGCCGACAAGGGAGGTGATCCGAGGCCCGTGAGCTACCAGGTGCGCAGGCCGCACTCTGGCCGCGCCCACGGCGTCCTCTACTTCTGCTATAAGTTCACCGACGTCCCCGCCGTGGCGTGTGTCCCGGAACCGGAAGGCAAACAAGGCCAGTACGCCAAGTACGTGCTGGACTCCGTGAACACGACGGACAAGACGATGGTGCCGCCCACCGCGTACCCACCGTCGGCCATGCCGTCTACGTACCCACCGCCGGCCATGTCGCCTGCGTACCCTCCGCCGCAATATGGCTCGCCGTACCCGGCCTACCCGCCGCAGCCTTACGCGTACGCTGCTCCGCCACCGTACGGGTACAATGCGGCTACCCCACAACCGGCGATGTACGGCTACGCCGCGCAGCCGGTGGCTGCACCCGCGAGCCATGGCGGAGGCATGGGGATGGGGCTTGGCCTAGGGCTCCTAGGCGGTGCTGTCGGAGGGATGATGCTTGGAGAGGCGATCGGTGACTATGAGGCCGACGCCGCCTATGATGCAGGGTTCAACGATGCGTTGGCATTTTAG